One genomic window of Danio rerio strain Tuebingen ecotype United States chromosome 24, GRCz12tu, whole genome shotgun sequence includes the following:
- the tmem200ca gene encoding transmembrane protein 200C: MIATGGLLRISARRQDSLRAKNRAENKRKRKAKKKRKNEVVVVKGKLKLCSVSGLVAAVGILVLLVGIAMAVLGYWPKESPLYPGLINTVSSPRTYGTTERELVNVSIRWDLLDKDFNGSNGTAEVDSPKLGAFAAFINRYLYSDKLKVFGPLIMGIGIFLFICANAVLHENRDKKTKIINLRDIYSTVIDIHSLRTKEPAPLNGFVNYCQSKDTKSYISPHKSGSWPSPGSGRLDTSSMIPSRRPSTNQSSLDKQSLTDTVYSIYRDQKPELKQWESRTIVSTSVNAFTLPMMRLNNRGTSERRGSDKTGEAKREFLDAEAICRRLEDLVASRSMTKAKVESAQTHPEPPQDSLEVYRSSGSLQGAPRVSLQGSQVKLLTQCSPSHRATGSHLSLSALSDYSRSIDEDICSPIPAERQQVRSRRLSCPRLEGLSCGGYTKLEGLGGESFESTDNATFSRESSVEVLEKDQELQTECGAVRQYSKKQKLLMVSQSDTTLEDVEMDSMEI; this comes from the coding sequence ATGATTGCCACAGGGGGTCTGCTGCGGATCTCAGCCAGGAGACAGGACTCCCTTCGCGCAAAGAACCGCGCCGAGAACAAGCGCAAGAGAAAAGccaagaaaaagaggaagaatgAGGTGGTGGTGGTGAAAGGCAAGCTGAAGCTGTGCTCCGTCTCCGGACTGGTCGCTGCCGTTGGGATTCTGGTGCTGCTGGTTGGCATTGCTATGGCTGTGTTGGGTTATTGGCCTAAAGAGAGTCCTCTCTATCCAGGCCTGATCAACACGGTGAGCTCTCCGAGGACGTACGGCACCACAGAACGGGAATTAGTCAATGTTAGCATCAGATGGGATCTACTTGATAAAGACTTCAATGGCTCCAATGGGACGGCTGAGGTGGATTCGCCTAAGCTTGGAGCATTTGCTGCGTTTATTAACAGATACTTGTATTCAGACAAGCTGAAAGTCTTCGGACCGTTAATCATGGGCATCGGGATCTTCCTGTTCATTTGTGCCAATGCAGTACTTCACGAGAACAgagataaaaaaactaaaatcatcAACCTCAGAGACATCTACTCCACCGTGATTGACATTCATAGCTTGCGGACCAAGGAGCCGGCACCACTGAACGGTTTCGTGAATTACTGCCAATCGAAAGACACCAAATCCTACATTTCACCTCATAAAAGTGGATCCTGGCCATCTCCGGGATCTGGTCGACTTGACACCAGTAGCATGATCCCATCTCGACGTCCGTCCACCAATCAATCGTCATTGGATAAGCAGAGCCTTACAGACACCGTCTACAGCATATATCGAGATCAGAAGCCTGAGCTAAAGCAATGGGAATCCAGAACCATCGTGTCCACTTCGGTCAATGCGTTCACTCTACCGATGATGAGGCTCAACAACCGGGGAACATCGGAGAGGAGAGGCTCGGATAAAACTGGGGAGGCTAAAAGAGAGTTTTTGGACGCTGAAGCCATTTGCAGGCGTCTGGAGGATCTGGTAGCGTCTCGAAGCATGACGAAAGCCAAAGTAGAGTCTGCGCAAACTCATCCGGAGCCTCCGCAGGACTCGCTGGAGGTGTACCGAAGCTCTGGAAGTTTGCAGGGAGCGCCTCGAGTTTCTCTGCAGGGTTCGCAGGTGAAGCTGCTCACGCAATGTTCGCCAAGCCACAGAGCTACCGGATCACACCTTTCTTTGAGCGCATTGTCGGATTATTCAAGATCAATCGATGAGGATATCTGTTCGCCCATTCCTGCCGAGCGACAGCAGGTACGGTCGCGACGTCTCAGCTGCCCTCGACTCGAAGGCCTCAGCTGCGGAGGATACACCAAACTCGAAGGTCTCGGCGGCGAATCCTTCGAGTCCACAGACAATGCCACGTTCAGTCGTGAGAGTTCAGTCGAGGTTTTGGAAAAGGACCAAGAGCTTCAAACTGAGTGCGGAGCGGTCAGACAATATTCAAAGAAACAGAAACTCCTGATGGTTTCTCAATCGGACACCACTTTGGAGGATGTGGAAATGGACAGTATGGAGATTTAG